One Anthonomus grandis grandis chromosome 12, icAntGran1.3, whole genome shotgun sequence DNA window includes the following coding sequences:
- the LOC126743113 gene encoding uncharacterized protein LOC126743113, producing the protein MPRRHVAEAVLGMPATSAATERTFSSYGFIHSKTRNHLTTKRAGMLTYIHHNLKLFSHKSVKPSKDISFGLGLVDKERHVRHVYSRIEQNRLETIPDADEEPSGASKSPLPSTSTSKTLLDNGNEHVSCTSDQEGSTTDKSISLIEELEGILSKS; encoded by the exons ATGCCACGTCGACATGTGGCTGAAGCTGTACTTGGCATGCCAGCTACTTCAGCAGCTACTGAGAGAACTTTCAGTTCTTATGGATTTATACATTCTAAAACTAGGAATCATCTAACAACAAAAAGAGCTGGTATGCTAACTTATATACATCACAATCTAAAACTATTTTCTCATAAAAGCGTTAAACCGAGCAAAGATATAAGTTTCGGATTAGGATTAGTTGACAAGGAGAGACATGTCAGACATGTGTATTCTAGGATAGAACAAAATCGTTTAg AAACTATTCCCGATGCCGATGAGGAACCGTCTGGAGCATCAAAATCACCATTACCCTCTACCTCCACCTCTAAAACCTTACTTGATAACGGAAATGAACATGTAAGCTGTACCAGTGACCAAGAAGGTAGTACCACTGACAAAAGCATTAGTCTTATTGAAGAGTTGGAAGGTATACTTTCCAAATCTTAA
- the LOC126743112 gene encoding calaxin-like: protein MANFLNVFKIVSTAREAFLRKKVARQRRENVARGMSGQLDLSMDSMEETRFKKKQQYLIQRLEKKLHFSFMELECLLLIYYKMWKEGKATNPKQEGVTKVQFRDVLHCALDMTDDTLMDRVFLALDKGPSACISMETWAQAFSLFLRGTLEEKIQFCFSVYDIMGDGILARDSIFHLLRTSLISQSGEEDAEESARDMIEVVTKKMDIDRDGKISYHDYRQSVLRNPMLLEAFGQCLPTRHAVYAFLSTFTFTDSTL from the exons ATGGCTAACTTCCTAAATGTCTTTAAAATTGTCTCTACAGCAAGAGAAGcctttttacgaaaaaaagtcGCAAGACAAAGAAGGGAAAATGTCGCCAGAG gaaTGTCTGGACAATTGGATCTTTCCATGGACTCAATGGAAGAAACTCGGTTTAAGAAAAAACAGCAATACCTAATACAAAGGCTTGAAAAAAAACTTCACTTTTCTTTTATGGAACTTGAATGTTTACTTTTAATCTACTATAAAATGTGGAAAGAGGGAAAAGCAACTAACCCAAAGCAG GAAGGTGTAACCAAAGTCCAGTTTCGGGACGTACTCCACTGCGCTTTAGATATGACAGACGATACTTTAATGGACCGAGTGTTTTTAGCTCTAGACAAAGGCCCTAGTGCATGCATATCAATGGAGACTTGGGCACAAGCCTTTTCATTATTCCTAAGAGGCACTTTGGAGGAAAAAATTCAGTTTTGTTTCTCA GTTTATGACATAATGGGtgatggcattttagcaagagaTTCCATATTTCACCTACTTCGAACCTCGCTAATCAGTCAGAGTGGGGAAGAAGACGCTGAAGAATCAGCAAGG GATATGATAGAAGTTGTAACGAAAAAAATGGACATTGACAGAGACGGAAAAATATCTTATCACGATTACCGGCAGTCTGTCCTAAGAAATCCGATGCTTTTGGAAGCTTTTGGCCAATGTTTACCTACCAGACATGCCGTTTATGCTTTTCTATCTACCTTTACGTTTACGGATTCGACCTTGTAA